In Thauera sp. JM12B12, one DNA window encodes the following:
- the accB gene encoding acetyl-CoA carboxylase biotin carboxyl carrier protein, whose product MDLRKLKKLIDLVQESGISELEVTEGEEKVRIAKHAAAAPATYYAQIPSAPTAAPTPAAAAAPAAAEGSGLPDGHVVKSPMVGTFYRASAPGAKPLVELGQSVAEGDRLCIIEAMKLMNEIEADAGGVIKAILVENGEPVEYGQPLFVID is encoded by the coding sequence ATGGATCTGCGCAAGCTGAAGAAACTCATCGACCTCGTCCAGGAATCGGGCATCTCCGAACTGGAGGTCACCGAAGGCGAGGAGAAGGTCCGCATCGCCAAGCACGCGGCCGCTGCACCCGCCACCTACTACGCGCAGATCCCCTCGGCGCCCACCGCCGCACCGACGCCTGCCGCAGCGGCTGCCCCCGCCGCCGCCGAGGGCAGCGGCCTGCCCGACGGTCACGTCGTCAAGTCGCCGATGGTCGGCACCTTTTACCGCGCGAGCGCGCCGGGCGCGAAGCCGCTGGTGGAGCTCGGCCAGAGTGTCGCAGAGGGCGACCGCCTGTGCATCATCGAGGCGATGAAGCTGATGAACGAGATCGAGGCCGACGCCGGCGGCGTCATCAAGGCGATCCTGGTCGAGAACGGCGAGCCGGTGGAATACGGCCAACCCCTCTTCGTCATCGACTGA
- the accC gene encoding acetyl-CoA carboxylase biotin carboxylase subunit — MFEKILIANRGEIALRILRACRELGIKTVAVHSTADTEAKYVRLADESVCIGPPPSAQSYLNVPAIISAAEVTDAEAIHPGYGFLSENADFGERVEQSGFVFIGPRPDTIRLMGDKVSAKDAMKAAGVPCVPGSDGALPEDPKEIVKIARAVGYPVIIKAAGGGGGRGMRVVHTEAALLNAVTTTRAEAQAAFGNPVVYMEKFLENPRHVEIQVLADQHGNAVYLGERDCSMQRRHQKVIEEAPAPGIDRKLIAKVGERCAEACRKIGYRGAGTFEFLYENGEFYFIEMNTRVQVEHPVTELITGIDIVQAQIRIAAGEKLWFRQRDIAFRGHAIECRVNAEDPFKFTPSPGRITNWHTPGGPGVRVDSHVYNGYTVPPHYDSMIGKLITYGDTRDQAIRRMRIALSEMMVEGIKTNIPLHQTLMLDPRFNEGGTSIHYLEHKLADRNEVHD; from the coding sequence ATGTTCGAAAAGATCCTGATCGCGAACCGCGGGGAGATCGCCCTGCGCATCCTGCGGGCCTGCAGGGAGCTCGGCATCAAGACCGTTGCCGTGCACTCGACCGCCGACACCGAGGCCAAGTACGTGCGCCTGGCGGACGAATCGGTCTGCATCGGCCCGCCGCCCTCCGCGCAGAGCTACCTCAACGTCCCGGCGATCATCTCCGCGGCCGAGGTGACCGACGCCGAGGCCATCCACCCCGGCTACGGCTTCCTGTCCGAGAACGCTGACTTCGGCGAACGCGTCGAGCAGTCCGGTTTCGTCTTCATCGGCCCCCGCCCCGACACCATCCGCCTGATGGGCGACAAGGTCTCGGCCAAGGACGCGATGAAGGCGGCGGGCGTGCCCTGCGTGCCCGGCTCGGACGGCGCCTTGCCCGAGGACCCGAAGGAAATCGTCAAGATCGCACGCGCCGTCGGCTACCCGGTGATCATCAAGGCCGCCGGCGGTGGCGGCGGGCGCGGCATGCGCGTGGTGCACACCGAGGCGGCGCTGCTCAACGCCGTGACCACCACCCGGGCCGAGGCGCAGGCCGCTTTCGGCAACCCCGTGGTGTACATGGAGAAGTTCCTCGAGAACCCGCGCCACGTCGAGATCCAGGTGCTGGCCGATCAGCACGGCAACGCCGTCTATCTGGGCGAGCGCGACTGCTCGATGCAGCGCCGCCACCAGAAGGTGATCGAGGAGGCGCCCGCCCCCGGCATCGACCGCAAGCTCATTGCCAAGGTCGGCGAGCGCTGCGCCGAGGCCTGCCGCAAGATCGGCTACCGCGGCGCGGGCACTTTCGAGTTCCTCTACGAGAACGGCGAGTTCTACTTCATCGAGATGAACACGCGGGTTCAGGTCGAACACCCGGTGACGGAGCTCATCACCGGCATCGACATCGTGCAGGCGCAGATCCGCATCGCCGCCGGCGAGAAACTGTGGTTCCGCCAGCGCGACATCGCGTTCCGCGGCCACGCGATCGAATGCCGGGTCAACGCCGAGGACCCGTTCAAGTTCACCCCCTCGCCGGGACGCATCACCAACTGGCACACACCGGGCGGCCCCGGCGTGCGCGTGGACTCGCACGTCTACAACGGCTACACCGTGCCGCCGCACTACGACTCGATGATCGGCAAGCTGATCACCTACGGCGACACGCGTGACCAGGCGATCCGGCGCATGCGCATCGCGCTGTCCGAGATGATGGTCGAGGGCATCAAGACCAACATCCCGCTGCACCAGACGCTGATGCTCGATCCGCGCTTCAACGAAGGCGGCACCAGCATCCACTACCTCGAGCACAAGCTCGCGGATCGCAACGAAGTCCACGACTGA
- the prmA gene encoding 50S ribosomal protein L11 methyltransferase: protein MWISVTLQADAEKAEALSDALMEAGALSVSIEDADAGTEAEKPQFGEPGHLPTGLWDHSRVIALFDGDTDRQALEAALADASRTAGLPAVPPFTTEQIAEQNWVQLTQSQFDPIRITDRLWIVPSWHEAPNPQAINIELDPGMAFGTGSHPTTRLCLEWLCDAVQPGCSVLDYGCGSGILGIAAAKLGAGDVLGIDIDEKAVEAARDNAARNEATLRLQHSAVPLGDTFDIVVANILTNPLCVLAPAIAARVAPGGRVALSGVLETQAGQVIEAWAPLIALQVGATLDGWIRLEGRRPGP, encoded by the coding sequence ATGTGGATCTCGGTGACCCTTCAGGCCGACGCCGAAAAGGCCGAGGCGCTGTCCGACGCGTTGATGGAGGCGGGTGCGCTGTCAGTCTCGATCGAGGACGCCGACGCCGGCACCGAGGCCGAGAAGCCCCAGTTCGGCGAACCCGGCCACCTGCCCACCGGTCTCTGGGACCACAGCCGGGTGATCGCGCTGTTCGACGGCGACACCGATCGGCAAGCGCTCGAAGCCGCGCTCGCCGACGCCAGTCGGACCGCCGGACTCCCGGCCGTGCCGCCGTTCACCACTGAGCAGATCGCCGAACAGAACTGGGTGCAGCTCACCCAGAGCCAGTTCGACCCGATCCGCATCACCGACCGGCTGTGGATCGTGCCGTCCTGGCACGAGGCACCGAACCCGCAAGCGATCAACATCGAGCTCGACCCCGGCATGGCATTCGGCACCGGCTCGCACCCGACCACGCGGCTGTGCCTGGAGTGGCTGTGCGACGCCGTGCAGCCCGGCTGCAGCGTGCTCGACTATGGCTGCGGCTCGGGCATCCTCGGCATCGCCGCCGCAAAGCTCGGAGCCGGCGACGTGCTCGGCATCGACATCGACGAGAAGGCGGTCGAAGCCGCACGCGACAATGCCGCGCGCAACGAAGCGACGCTGCGCCTGCAACACTCGGCGGTGCCGCTCGGCGACACCTTCGACATCGTGGTCGCCAACATCCTCACCAACCCGCTCTGCGTGCTGGCGCCCGCGATCGCGGCGCGCGTGGCGCCCGGCGGCCGGGTGGCACTGTCCGGCGTACTGGAAACCCAGGCCGGGCAGGTGATCGAGGCGTGGGCGCCGCTCATCGCACTGCAGGTCGGCGCCACGCTCGACGGCTGGATCCGCCTGGAAGGCCGTCGCCCCGGGCCATGA
- a CDS encoding DUF3426 domain-containing protein: protein MMLTRCPACQTVFRLRPEQLHARRGEVRCGHCFHPFNALEHALELPDGMPPAPPPPPDALSQRARGTPPAAPADSFKQSGAPEFAAPPTAPPPAATTTDFLILEDRPATGPMRSSTAAMLEFGIPELESSADTDAADGAAAQAEPAPPPAPREADATGAGIGPAARPATYAPATFAAPLSGHGETLAEDTDASPARAFPGVLRSGRRPPPSAEPLAARTEPPRPDAALEPASTPTVPASVGSLDETAPAPDPATAETAGPEPDLARLDATYGRPPKRVHPALGALGSLLVVVLTTLLGAQTLYLYRMEIARELPGLRPLLTEACMQAGCTVPYPQDAERISIEASDLQAEPGRPGHYLLHTTLNNRAEYPQQWPQLELTLTDAGDNPMSRRVLPPADWLPAGETGEAFPARTAIEVRLPFQVEGQAPTGYRIYAFYP, encoded by the coding sequence ATGATGCTCACCCGCTGCCCCGCCTGCCAGACGGTGTTCCGGCTACGCCCGGAGCAACTGCACGCGCGGCGGGGCGAGGTGCGCTGCGGCCACTGCTTCCACCCCTTCAATGCGCTCGAGCATGCACTCGAGTTACCTGACGGGATGCCGCCGGCCCCACCGCCCCCTCCGGATGCGCTGTCGCAGCGCGCCCGCGGCACGCCCCCCGCCGCTCCTGCCGACAGCTTCAAGCAGTCCGGCGCCCCGGAGTTCGCCGCGCCGCCGACCGCGCCACCGCCCGCCGCCACCACGACGGATTTCCTCATCCTGGAGGACAGGCCGGCTACGGGCCCAATGCGCTCATCGACCGCGGCGATGCTCGAGTTCGGCATACCCGAACTCGAATCGAGCGCCGATACCGATGCCGCTGACGGCGCCGCGGCCCAGGCCGAACCGGCACCGCCCCCCGCTCCTCGCGAGGCCGACGCCACAGGCGCTGGAATCGGGCCCGCAGCCAGACCGGCCACGTACGCGCCCGCAACGTTCGCAGCGCCACTGTCCGGTCATGGCGAAACACTGGCCGAAGACACCGATGCCTCGCCCGCACGCGCGTTTCCCGGCGTGCTGCGCAGCGGACGCCGTCCGCCACCGTCGGCTGAGCCGCTCGCGGCCAGGACCGAGCCGCCGCGCCCCGATGCCGCGCTGGAGCCGGCCTCGACACCCACCGTACCCGCCAGTGTCGGGAGCCTAGATGAGACCGCGCCGGCACCCGATCCGGCCACAGCCGAGACCGCCGGCCCCGAGCCCGACCTCGCTCGCCTCGACGCCACCTACGGCCGCCCGCCGAAGCGCGTGCATCCGGCACTCGGCGCACTCGGCAGCCTGCTCGTCGTCGTGCTGACCACCCTGCTCGGCGCACAGACCCTCTACCTTTACCGTATGGAGATCGCACGCGAGCTCCCCGGCCTGCGCCCTCTTCTCACCGAAGCCTGCATGCAGGCCGGCTGCACGGTGCCCTATCCTCAGGATGCCGAACGAATCTCGATCGAGGCTTCGGACCTCCAGGCCGAGCCGGGCCGCCCCGGTCACTACCTGCTGCACACCACGCTCAACAACCGCGCCGAGTACCCGCAGCAGTGGCCGCAACTCGAGCTCACCCTCACCGACGCGGGCGACAATCCGATGTCGCGCCGGGTGCTGCCACCCGCCGACTGGCTGCCCGCCGGCGAGACCGGCGAAGCCTTTCCCGCACGCACGGCGATCGAGGTCCGCCTGCCCTTCCAGGTCGAAGGGCAGGCGCCGACCGGCTATCGCATCTACGCCTTCTACCCGTGA
- a CDS encoding glycine zipper 2TM domain-containing protein: protein MKLRAMAAAAVAVLVLGGCAQGLGGGTYSRTEARRAMTVQFGTIESVRGVLLEGTKTPIGSVAGAAVGGIAGSTIGGGRGQAVATVIGAVAGGLAGAAVEEGATRTQGVELTVRLDNGQFLAVVQADEGEGFRAGDRVRVLRDGGTTRVSR, encoded by the coding sequence ATGAAATTGCGCGCGATGGCTGCCGCGGCGGTTGCGGTGCTGGTGTTGGGCGGGTGCGCACAGGGTCTGGGAGGCGGGACGTATTCCCGCACCGAGGCGCGGCGTGCGATGACCGTGCAGTTCGGCACGATCGAGTCGGTGCGCGGTGTGCTGCTCGAGGGCACCAAGACGCCGATCGGCTCGGTGGCGGGTGCTGCCGTGGGCGGCATCGCCGGCAGCACGATCGGCGGCGGGCGTGGCCAGGCGGTGGCGACCGTGATCGGCGCGGTGGCGGGCGGCCTGGCAGGCGCCGCGGTCGAGGAGGGCGCGACCCGCACTCAGGGGGTGGAGCTCACCGTGCGCCTGGACAACGGCCAGTTCCTCGCGGTGGTGCAGGCCGACGAAGGCGAGGGCTTCCGGGCCGGAGATCGCGTGAGGGTGCTGCGCGACGGCGGTACGACGCGCGTCTCGCGCTGA
- a CDS encoding carbohydrate kinase family protein, protein MSILVCGSVAYDSIMVFNDRFKNHILPEQIHILNVSFLVPDMRREFGGCAGNIAYSLKLLGSDPVIVATVGEDAGPYRARLRALGLREDFVREVAGTYTAQAFITTDLDDNQITAFHPGAMFHSHLNDVRSAKGAELGIVSPDGADGMLRHADGFSAAGVPFVFDPGQALPILGSEALLKCLQQARYCTVNDYEARLMCDKTGRSEEALAREVEALVVTLGAEGSRVHWRGEVFTVPAVKADAIVDPTGCGDAYRSGLLHGLANGWDMRRSARLAAVMGAIKIAHRGGQNHQPTRADVGRRYREAFGEELW, encoded by the coding sequence ATGTCCATCCTCGTCTGCGGATCGGTCGCCTACGACTCGATCATGGTCTTCAACGACCGCTTCAAGAACCACATCCTCCCCGAGCAGATCCACATCCTCAACGTCTCCTTCCTGGTGCCCGACATGCGCCGGGAGTTCGGCGGCTGCGCGGGCAACATCGCCTACAGTCTCAAGCTGCTCGGCAGCGATCCAGTGATCGTCGCCACCGTGGGCGAGGACGCGGGCCCCTATCGCGCGCGCCTGCGGGCACTCGGGCTGCGCGAGGATTTCGTGCGCGAGGTGGCGGGCACCTACACCGCCCAGGCCTTCATCACCACCGACCTCGACGACAACCAGATCACCGCCTTCCACCCGGGGGCGATGTTCCACTCTCACCTCAATGACGTGCGCAGCGCGAAGGGTGCCGAACTGGGCATCGTGTCGCCGGATGGCGCCGACGGCATGCTGCGCCACGCCGATGGTTTTTCCGCGGCGGGCGTGCCTTTCGTGTTCGATCCGGGCCAGGCCCTGCCGATCCTCGGTAGCGAAGCGTTACTGAAATGTCTGCAACAGGCGCGTTACTGTACGGTCAATGACTACGAGGCACGCCTGATGTGCGACAAGACCGGGCGCAGCGAGGAGGCGCTCGCGCGCGAGGTCGAAGCCCTGGTCGTGACGCTCGGTGCCGAGGGATCGCGCGTGCATTGGCGGGGTGAGGTGTTCACGGTGCCGGCGGTGAAGGCAGATGCGATCGTGGATCCGACCGGTTGCGGGGACGCGTATCGGTCAGGGCTGCTGCACGGTTTGGCGAACGGCTGGGACATGCGCCGGAGCGCGCGTCTGGCGGCCGTGATGGGCGCGATCAAGATCGCGCATCGCGGCGGGCAGAATCATCAACCGACGCGGGCGGACGTTGGACGCCGTTACCGCGAGGCTTTCGGGGAGGAACTCTGGTGA
- a CDS encoding HIT family protein yields MSTPTQADNCVFCRIVSGELPASRVHEDEHTLVIMDIQSVNPGHMLVLVKPHRANVYALDDELAGAAFRTAARMARAAKAAFGCEGVTLFQANEKAGAQTVFHFHIHVLPRWEGDGMELAWPVKNPPRAALEDMAVKLRAALQSAA; encoded by the coding sequence ATGAGCACGCCCACCCAAGCCGACAACTGTGTCTTCTGCCGCATCGTGAGCGGCGAGCTGCCCGCCTCGCGCGTCCATGAGGACGAGCACACGCTGGTGATCATGGACATCCAGTCGGTGAACCCCGGCCACATGCTCGTGCTCGTCAAGCCGCATCGCGCCAATGTCTATGCGCTCGACGACGAACTCGCCGGGGCGGCGTTCCGTACCGCGGCGCGCATGGCACGCGCGGCCAAGGCGGCCTTCGGCTGCGAAGGGGTGACGCTCTTCCAGGCCAACGAGAAGGCCGGGGCGCAGACCGTCTTCCACTTCCACATCCATGTGCTGCCGCGCTGGGAAGGCGATGGCATGGAGCTGGCCTGGCCGGTGAAGAACCCGCCGCGCGCGGCGCTGGAGGACATGGCGGTCAAGCTGCGCGCGGCGCTGCAGTCGGCGGCCTGA
- a CDS encoding GNAT family N-acyltransferase: MLQHLQPRQDGRAHASRALHVGLATCETEILEAQKLRYRVFAEEMGARLPTRTPGVDRDIYDPFCSHLIVRDEAAGRIVGTYRILSPTAARRVGGYYSENEFDLTRLQHLRSRLVEIGRSCIDPDYRSGAVIALLWSGLARYMQENGHDYLIGCASISMADGGHTAASLYNRLRERHLAPLEYHVFPRYPLPLASLRGDLDAEAPPLIKGYLRAGAWICGAPAWDPDFNTADLPILMPINKVDARYARHFMGRQD; encoded by the coding sequence ATGCTCCAGCACCTCCAGCCCCGCCAGGACGGCCGCGCGCACGCATCACGCGCACTCCACGTCGGCCTCGCCACCTGCGAGACCGAGATCCTCGAAGCTCAGAAGCTTCGCTACCGCGTCTTCGCCGAGGAGATGGGTGCCCGCCTGCCCACGCGCACGCCGGGCGTCGATCGCGACATCTACGACCCGTTCTGCTCTCACCTGATCGTGCGCGACGAAGCGGCCGGCCGCATCGTCGGCACCTACCGCATCCTGTCACCCACGGCTGCGCGCCGGGTCGGAGGCTACTACTCCGAGAACGAGTTCGACCTCACCCGTCTGCAGCACCTGCGCAGCCGGCTGGTCGAGATCGGACGCTCCTGCATCGACCCCGACTACCGCAGCGGAGCGGTGATCGCGCTGCTGTGGTCGGGCCTGGCGCGCTACATGCAGGAGAACGGCCACGACTACCTGATCGGCTGCGCCTCCATCAGCATGGCCGACGGCGGGCACACCGCGGCCAGCCTGTATAATCGCCTGCGCGAACGACACCTCGCGCCGCTGGAATACCACGTGTTCCCGCGCTACCCCCTGCCGCTGGCCAGCCTGCGCGGCGACCTCGACGCCGAGGCACCGCCGCTCATCAAGGGCTACCTGCGCGCCGGCGCCTGGATCTGCGGCGCACCCGCCTGGGATCCCGATTTCAACACCGCGGACCTGCCCATCCTGATGCCGATCAACAAGGTGGATGCACGCTACGCCCGCCATTTCATGGGACGCCAGGACTGA
- a CDS encoding lysophospholipid acyltransferase family protein, producing the protein MSDTPAAAARRDAGHAVEAPACTLDRPAPALLRGWRCLRLVLHLVLGALTIALVYPFTRRPTHQALRRRWSRALLKVLGIELDTRGEAVAPGCMLVANHISWVDIFVINALAPAAFVSKAEVRAWPLIGWLAAKNDTIFLRRGSRGHARIINAETAALLDAGCNVAIFPEGTTTDGSRLLHFHAALIQPAIACAHPVQPLALQYLTPAGHFTRAPAYDGELSLGQCVANILAARRTVARVTVAAPIATADGGDRRSLASRTRAQIARVIGVADAAPALPGDASSRAH; encoded by the coding sequence ATGTCAGACACGCCTGCCGCAGCGGCACGTCGCGACGCCGGCCACGCCGTCGAAGCGCCGGCCTGCACGCTCGACCGCCCCGCCCCGGCCCTGCTTCGCGGGTGGCGCTGTCTGCGGCTCGTCCTCCACCTCGTGCTGGGCGCGCTGACGATCGCGCTGGTCTACCCCTTCACCCGCCGCCCCACCCACCAGGCCCTGCGCCGGCGCTGGTCGCGCGCGCTGCTGAAGGTGCTCGGTATCGAGCTGGACACGCGTGGCGAGGCGGTCGCCCCCGGCTGCATGCTGGTCGCCAACCACATCTCCTGGGTGGACATCTTCGTCATCAACGCGCTCGCGCCGGCGGCCTTCGTGTCGAAGGCCGAGGTGCGCGCGTGGCCGTTGATCGGCTGGCTCGCGGCGAAGAACGACACCATCTTCCTGCGCCGCGGCAGCCGCGGCCACGCCCGCATCATCAACGCGGAGACGGCCGCGCTGCTCGACGCAGGCTGCAACGTCGCGATCTTCCCGGAGGGCACCACGACCGACGGTAGCCGCCTGCTGCACTTCCATGCCGCGCTGATTCAACCGGCGATCGCCTGCGCGCATCCGGTGCAGCCGCTCGCCCTGCAGTATCTGACGCCCGCCGGCCACTTCACGCGGGCGCCGGCCTACGATGGTGAGCTCAGCCTCGGCCAGTGCGTGGCGAACATCCTCGCTGCACGCCGCACGGTGGCACGCGTCACCGTGGCCGCCCCGATCGCGACCGCCGACGGCGGCGACCGCCGCAGCCTCGCCAGCCGCACGCGTGCGCAGATCGCCCGGGTGATCGGAGTGGCGGACGCTGCGCCAGCGCTTCCGGGTGACGCGTCGTCTCGCGCCCACTGA
- a CDS encoding symmetrical bis(5'-nucleosyl)-tetraphosphatase, which yields MATYAIGDIQGCYAALDRMLDRLAFDPARDRLWIVGDLVNRGPESLRVLRFLRDLGDVARIVLGNHDLYLLMVAAGLKRRDSDDTLYQVLEAPDRDELLDWLSCLPLLEVHGEHVLVHAGLLPGWTVTRAQALAGEVSTALRGTRARSFLLHLAGNQPERWSDGLKGWDRLRVIVNALTRLRFCSADGRMDLRAKGAPHKAPPGMMPWFRVPDRFSRTHTVVCGHWSALGFYREPGLIALDSGCVWGGKLTALRIEDDAVFQVQG from the coding sequence ATGGCTACATACGCAATCGGAGACATTCAGGGCTGCTACGCGGCGCTCGACCGGATGCTCGACAGGCTCGCCTTCGATCCCGCGCGAGACCGGCTATGGATCGTTGGCGATCTCGTCAATCGTGGGCCGGAGTCGCTGCGCGTGCTGCGCTTCCTGCGTGACCTCGGCGATGTGGCCCGCATCGTGCTCGGCAACCATGATCTGTACCTGCTGATGGTGGCTGCGGGACTCAAGCGCAGAGACAGCGACGACACCCTTTACCAGGTGCTCGAGGCGCCCGACCGCGACGAGCTGCTCGACTGGCTGTCCTGCCTGCCGCTGCTGGAAGTGCATGGCGAGCACGTGCTCGTGCATGCAGGTCTGTTGCCGGGGTGGACGGTGACGCGTGCGCAGGCGCTCGCGGGCGAGGTCAGCACCGCCCTGCGCGGCACGCGGGCGCGCAGTTTCCTCCTGCACCTGGCAGGCAACCAGCCGGAGCGCTGGTCGGACGGGCTCAAGGGCTGGGACCGCCTGCGGGTCATCGTCAACGCGCTCACCCGCCTGCGGTTCTGCAGCGCCGACGGGCGCATGGACTTGCGCGCCAAGGGTGCGCCGCACAAGGCGCCGCCCGGGATGATGCCGTGGTTCCGCGTGCCCGACCGCTTCAGCCGCACGCACACCGTCGTGTGCGGCCACTGGTCGGCGCTGGGGTTCTATCGTGAGCCGGGCCTGATCGCGCTGGATTCGGGCTGCGTATGGGGGGGCAAGCTCACCGCGCTGCGCATCGAGGACGATGCCGTGTTCCAGGTACAGGGCTGA
- a CDS encoding NAD-dependent epimerase, whose protein sequence is MKILVTGAAGFIGMHTSLRLLARGDEVVGLDNLNDYYDPTLKEARLARLTPHAGFRFVKMDVADRAGMEALFAAEKFDRVIHLAAQAGVRYSLQNPHAYIDSNVVGFMNILEGCRHARVQHLVYASSSSVYGGNTKMPFSEADSVDHPVSIYAATKKANELMAHTYSHLYGLPTTGLRFFTVYGPWGRPDMALFLFTKAILEGRPIDVFNHGRMKRDFTYVDDIVEGVIRTLDHVAAPDPVFDALQPNPGTSDAPFRVFNIGNHDPVELMDFVAAIEDALGVTAQKNFLPLQDGDVPATYADTAALNAWTGFAPATSVRDGVGRFVAWYREYYKV, encoded by the coding sequence ATGAAAATTCTCGTCACCGGTGCCGCCGGCTTCATCGGCATGCACACGTCCCTGCGCCTGCTCGCCCGCGGCGATGAAGTCGTCGGTCTCGACAACCTCAACGACTACTACGACCCCACCTTGAAGGAGGCGCGGCTGGCCCGCCTCACGCCGCACGCGGGCTTCCGCTTCGTGAAGATGGACGTGGCCGACCGCGCCGGCATGGAGGCGCTGTTCGCCGCCGAGAAGTTCGACCGCGTGATCCACCTCGCCGCCCAGGCCGGGGTGCGCTACTCGCTGCAGAACCCGCACGCCTACATCGACAGCAACGTCGTCGGCTTCATGAACATCCTCGAGGGCTGCCGCCATGCCAGGGTGCAGCACCTCGTCTATGCATCCAGCTCGAGCGTGTATGGCGGCAACACCAAGATGCCGTTCTCCGAGGCCGACAGCGTCGACCATCCGGTGAGCATCTACGCGGCGACCAAGAAGGCCAACGAGCTGATGGCGCACACCTACAGCCATCTCTACGGCCTGCCGACCACCGGCCTGCGCTTCTTCACCGTGTATGGGCCGTGGGGGCGGCCGGACATGGCCCTGTTCCTGTTCACGAAGGCGATCCTGGAGGGGCGGCCGATCGACGTCTTCAACCATGGGCGCATGAAGCGCGACTTCACCTATGTCGACGACATCGTCGAGGGCGTGATCCGCACGCTGGACCACGTCGCGGCGCCGGACCCCGTCTTCGACGCGCTGCAGCCCAACCCGGGCACGAGCGATGCGCCCTTCCGCGTGTTCAACATCGGCAACCACGACCCGGTCGAGTTGATGGACTTCGTCGCCGCGATCGAGGACGCGCTCGGCGTCACCGCGCAGAAGAATTTCCTGCCGCTGCAGGATGGCGACGTGCCTGCGACCTATGCCGACACCGCTGCGCTCAACGCCTGGACCGGCTTTGCGCCGGCCACCAGCGTGCGCGACGGGGTGGGGCGCTTCGTCGCCTGGTACCGCGAGTACTACAAGGTATAG